The nucleotide sequence AACGCCGGAGGCAGATCGGCGGCTTCGACTGCGGTGACCGCCCGCTCGGCTTCGAGCAGGCGTCCGATCAGGACCAGGCGTCGGATCTGGATCTGCCGCGCGTGCGCGGCGTTGATGCGGTCCCCCTGCGCCTCGAGGGTCTGCCGTGCGGTGTCGAGCGCCTTCGGCGAGAAGCCGAGGTCACGCGACGCCAGCGCGATTTCCGCGTCGGCGACGGCGCAGCGCGCACGGGAGACGGTTTCTCTCGGACCGAATGCGCGCGCGGCGCGGCGCAGCAGCGTTCTCGCCCGGACCAGATCGCCGAGCTGCGCCATCGCGATGCCGCGGAGGGCGAGCGCCGGCGCATCGTCCCGCAGCGCGACTCGCGTCAACGCCCCCAGCGGATCTCCGGTCGCCAGCGCACGCGCCGCCGCCGTCAGCAGCGAGTCCATTCGATTCCCGCCACACGCGTCACTCCCACCGTCGTCATCCCGGCACCTGAATGTATCGCACGATACGACCGCGGAGAGGATGGCGGATCAGGCGCTGGAGCCGATCCGAAGCCGTCTATACTCCCGGCACACAGCGAATGCGTTCGTCCAACGCACGTGACGTCATCGTCATCGGCGCCGGGCCCAACGGCCTCGCCGCCGCGGTCGTGTGTGCGAAGGCGGGGCTGCGCGTCACGGTCTACGAGGCGGAACCGACGATCGGCGGCGGCGCGCGAACCGCCGCGCTGACGCTGCCCGGCTTCGCGCACGACGTCGGTTCCAGCATCTATCCATTCGGCGCCGGCTCGCCGTTCTTCCGCAGCCTGCCGATCGAGCGCTACGGCGTGGCCTGGCTGCATCCGCGCTATCCACTCGCGCATCCGCTGGACGACGGCGACGCCGTCGTCGTCGATCGATCGCTCGAGAAGACTGCAGCGGCGCTTGGCGAGGACGGCAGCGCCTACGCGGAACTCTTCGGCGGGTTCGTCGGCAAGTGGGAGCGGCTGGCGGAGGACGTGCTCGCGCCTTTGCACTGGCCCGTCGATCCATTTCAGCTCGCTCGCTTCGGCGCGCTCGCGGTGCAGCCGATGACGCGGCTCGCGCGGCGTTTCAGGACGCCGCGCGCTCGTGCGCTGCTCGCGGGGATGGCGGCGCACAGCGCGCAGCCGCTGGACGCGCCGTTCACGTCCGCGTTCGCGCTGATGCTGGGGACCTTCGCGCATGCCGTCGGCTGGCCCGTGGCGAGCGGCGGCGCGCAGTCCGTGCCCGGCGCGCTGGCGGCCTGCCTGGCGCAGCACGGCGGCGAGATCGAAGTGGGGGAGCGCATCGAGTCGCTGTCGCAGTTGCCGGCGGCGGCGATCACGCTGTGCGACATCGCGCCGGAGCATCTCGCGCGTGTGGCCGGCACACGGCTGCCGGCGCGGTTCACGCGCGGCCTGCGCCGCTTCCGCCGCAGCACCGGCGCGTTCAAGATGGACTGGGCGCTGGACGGGCCGATTCCGTGGCGCGCGGAGGCGTGCGCGCATGCCGGCACCGTGCACCTCGGTGGCACGCTCGAGGAGATCGCGGAATCCGAGCAGGCGGCCGCGTCCGGCCGCGTCAGCGAACGGCCGTTCGTGCTGCTCGGGCAGCCGTCGGTGTGCGATCCCTCGCGCGCGCCGGCAGGGGGGCAGGCGGTCTGGGGCTACTGTCACGTCCCCATCGCCTCGGCGGCCGACATGACCGATGCGATCGAGCGCCAGATCGAGCGATACGCGCCCGGCTTTCGCGAGCGGATCCTCGCGCGGCACGCGCTGGGTCCCGCGGATCTGATGCGCGCGAATGCGAATCTCGTCGGCGGCGACATCACTGGGGGCGCGTTCACGATGACGCAGTCCCTGAACCGGCCGACCTGGCGGACGTATCGCACGCCGGCGAAGGGGCTGTATCTCTGTTCGGCGTCCACGCCTCCGGGGGCCGGGGTTCACGGGATGTGCGGCTACTGGGCGGCGCGGACGGCGCTGCGGGACATGGGGCGCCATTGATGGCGACAGCCTTGCACTCCGTTCCGGTGCTGACCCGCGCATCCGGCTGAGGGGAGGTCCCTGTGAACCCAATGAACGACGATGCGGCCGCTGTTTCCGACCGGTCCGCGCGACCGGCTGAGCGCTCGATTCAGGGCCTGCACGGTGTCCGGTACCAAACCACGGACGTGCAGCGTGCAGTTCATTTTTACACCACGCACCTCGGATTCACGCTGGAGCAGCAGCACCTGCCGGCCTTTGCGACCCTCTCGATCGGCGGTGTCCATCTGCTGCTGAGCGGGCCCGGCGCCTCCGGTTCGCGGCCGATGCCGGATGGCCGGCCGCAGGAGGCGGGTGGATGGAATCGGATCGTGCTGCGCGTCACCGATCTCACGCGCGAGATCCGGCGGCTGGAACAGGCGGGAGTGAAGTTCCGCAACGCGCTGGAAAGCGGACCCGGCGGTCGCCAGATTCAGATCGAGGATCCCGACGGCAATCCCATCGAGCTGTTCGAGCCGGCGTCCCGTCGTTAGCTTCCGTGGGTGACAACCATGCTGCGCGATCCCGAACTGGCAGCCCTGCTCGATCAAGCGCTGCGGAACGTGGAAACGCTGGAGCTGCTCGTCTACAGCGCAGGCGAGGCCGATGCGGGCCCTCTGCAGGACCTGCGCGATCGGCTCGCGGCCGTCAAGGCCGCCTACACGCGTGAGACGGACGCGTTGACCCGCGAGGTGCTCAAGCGCGAGATCGATCGGCGCGTGACGTCGGATCGCCGGCGATCCGAGCTGCAGCACACCTGACGGCGGGATCGCCGCCGGACGCACGGCGGCGCCCGGCCGGCGTTGGCCTGCGGCGGGAGACATCCATGCCGGCCTGGTCGCGCCAGGATCTGCGGAAACCCTGAAGCTCCCCTGAGATTTTCGCCTGCCGCTCTCCGTAACGTGTCCACAACGGAGGCGGAAGATGCGACAGACAGCCCTGGCTCTTGCGATCGCACTTCTTGCGGCATGCGGCGGATCCGACGCCATCACCGGCCCGGATCCCGTTCCGGCGGCCGCCGTGCGCGTGTTCGGCAGCGTCCTCGAGAGTTCGTCGACCGGTGGCAGCGGCCGGCCGGTCAGCGGCGCGATCGTGGAAGTGGCGGGCGTCCGGGGGTGGACGTCCCCTGACGGCAGCTACAGCATCCGCAATGCGAATCTGATGGTCGGCGCGACGGCGACCGTCGTCGTCCGCCGGGGGAATACAGAAGTCGCGCAGCGCGAAATCCGCGTCGAGCAGGAGACGCGCGCGGACTTCACGGTCGACGCATTGCCGGCGTCGTCTCTGTCGGGAACCGTCTACGAACTCACTGCCGCCGGACGCGTGCCGCTCGACAAGGTGCACGTCGAGAACTCGAACAACCACGAGTCCACGCTGAGCGACGCCCAGGGCCGCTACCGGTTGTCGTTCATCGAGGACAACCAGGCGACGCTGTATGTGAACAAGCCGGGATACCGGGTGATCTCGCAGCTGCCGGTCACGGTCACTGGAGATCAGACGCTGGACATCGAGATGGTCCGCGAGTCCGGCGCCGTGCGATGAGCTTCCTGAAGGCGCCGCAAGCCGGCCGTGATTTGCCTTGGGCGGCGGAAACCGCCCGCATGTGAGCGACCTCGTTCAGTCCCGCGCCAGCGAGCGCCAGCCGAGCACCGCCACGAACGGCGATGCATCGCGATCGACCAGCGACAGCAGCAGGAAGCGCTGGCCGTCGCGCGTCACCGCGAACTGGTTGCGAATCGACTTGTTCTGGTCGACGTTGGCGGTGAACAGCGGCTCGGGCGTGCCGGGGACGACCCGCGAGCCGGCGGCGGTGATCGGCACGCTGTAGACGGTGTTGTCCGGCGCGATGTAGAAGAGTTCCTTGCCGTCGCCGCGCCATTGCGGCTGGTTGCCGCCGTTCGTCGAGATGCGCACCTTCAGCGCCAGATCGGGAAACGAGCGAACGTAGACCTCCGGCAGATTGCTCTCGTCCGTGATGTAGGCGATCCAGCGGCCGTCGGGCGACACTCGCGCGGCGCTCTCGTTGAAATCGCTGGCGAGGAGCGGCGATTCCCGGCGCGTCTGCGTGTCGTACATCCACACGTCCAGCTTCTTCTCTGGTCCTGCGTTGACCAGGTAGAGCAGGTAGCGCCCGTCGTGCGACCAGTCGAGCGGAAAGCCGCGCTGCGCGGGGACGACGAGGAGCGACGGGCCGCCGGAGCCGGACGCGGTCGTCACATAGAGACCGGGCTTCTCCCCCTGATCGGATGCATAGGCGACGCGTCCGTCCGGTGTCCACGCCGGTGTCGTCTCGTAGCCTGGCGCGGACGTCAACCGCGAGAACGCGCCGCGCGCCAGATCCAGCGTCCAGATGTCGCCGGTGCCGCGCCCGGGATCGTTGCGCTCGAGCGCCAGCAGCGTCCCGTCGGGAGAGAGGGTCGGATCGAACGCGATGCCCGGATCGCCGATCGTGCCGAGCCGCCGGCCGGTGCGGCTGACCCACGTCAACTGCGTGCGGCGGTACTTGCCGGTCGTGTAGGCCAGCGTCTCGCCCGCGGCCGACACGTTCGGCTCGCCGGTGTACCACTGGTAGTCCACGTTGTCGTCGCCGACGATCGGAAACGGCTGGCCCTGCAGCGTCAACGAGCGCGCATCGAACCGCCGCGCCATCAGCCGCGACGGCAGGTCGGATACGTACATGAGGAAGTCGCCCGTCGACACCGCGGCTGACTGCGCCGTGAACAGCGAGCGCGCCTCGCCGCCGTCGAGCGACGCCGCCATCGCGTGCCGCGTCGTCGTGCTGTCGGACCATGGCATGTAGATGAAGTGCCGCCCGTCGGGCAGGAACTGCGGCCAGCGATGCGCCTGTTCGCCCGCCTTCAGCGACGTCACCGCCACGGGGGAGCCGCCGCGCCCGTCGACCTTGAACAGCGGCGTGCGCTCGTCCGGACTGAAGAGGATGGTGCCGTCCGCCGCCCACGATCCGCCGAAGGCCAGCGGCGCGTCGCAGACGACGTCCACGCGGCCGCTTGCCAGCTCCAGCGTCTGCAGCTTGCCGTTGGCGAAGAAGCCGATCGACCGGCCGTCGGGAGACCAGAACAGGCCGCGCGCGCCCGTGGTGCCGCGCAGCGGCTGGATCTCCAGCGAGCCGAGGTCCCGCAAGTAGATCCGCGCGTCCGCGGCGTCGTGCGCGAGGAAGGCGATCCGCCGCCCGTCGGGTGCGACGTG is from Vicinamibacterales bacterium and encodes:
- a CDS encoding NAD(P)/FAD-dependent oxidoreductase; translated protein: MRSSNARDVIVIGAGPNGLAAAVVCAKAGLRVTVYEAEPTIGGGARTAALTLPGFAHDVGSSIYPFGAGSPFFRSLPIERYGVAWLHPRYPLAHPLDDGDAVVVDRSLEKTAAALGEDGSAYAELFGGFVGKWERLAEDVLAPLHWPVDPFQLARFGALAVQPMTRLARRFRTPRARALLAGMAAHSAQPLDAPFTSAFALMLGTFAHAVGWPVASGGAQSVPGALAACLAQHGGEIEVGERIESLSQLPAAAITLCDIAPEHLARVAGTRLPARFTRGLRRFRRSTGAFKMDWALDGPIPWRAEACAHAGTVHLGGTLEEIAESEQAAASGRVSERPFVLLGQPSVCDPSRAPAGGQAVWGYCHVPIASAADMTDAIERQIERYAPGFRERILARHALGPADLMRANANLVGGDITGGAFTMTQSLNRPTWRTYRTPAKGLYLCSASTPPGAGVHGMCGYWAARTALRDMGRH
- a CDS encoding protein kinase, giving the protein MTFPAGTRLGPYEVLSTVGKGGMGEVHRVRDTRLDRIVAIKTLSPSLAADPAFRERFEREARTLSGLSHPNVCAVYDIGREGTTEYLVMEFVEGRTLADVLERGPLPVAEALRIARQIADALIAAHRLGIVHRDLKPANVMIAGAGTSSTAKLLDFGLAKRAAAVPGTMSGGNAPTRAAPLTGVGAILGTIHYMAPEQIEGHEADARADVWAFGCVLYEMLTGRRAFDAPTHASVIAAILDRQPDTIQLPDARLSPAINRLVAACLEKNPDDRFQSMRDVRRELDWLDDRTAIAATARRAPRWPFAVAAAAVAVAAVAAFVAFSQAPSASHGGAAAATAFTIPLGSTIKAGSKAFFGGAGSGTPHVAPDGRRIAFLAHDAADARIYLRDLGSLEIQPLRGTTGARGLFWSPDGRSIGFFANGKLQTLELASGRVDVVCDAPLAFGGSWAADGTILFSPDERTPLFKVDGRGGSPVAVTSLKAGEQAHRWPQFLPDGRHFIYMPWSDSTTTRHAMAASLDGGEARSLFTAQSAAVSTGDFLMYVSDLPSRLMARRFDARSLTLQGQPFPIVGDDNVDYQWYTGEPNVSAAGETLAYTTGKYRRTQLTWVSRTGRRLGTIGDPGIAFDPTLSPDGTLLALERNDPGRGTGDIWTLDLARGAFSRLTSAPGYETTPAWTPDGRVAYASDQGEKPGLYVTTASGSGGPSLLVVPAQRGFPLDWSHDGRYLLYLVNAGPEKKLDVWMYDTQTRRESPLLASDFNESAARVSPDGRWIAYITDESNLPEVYVRSFPDLALKVRISTNGGNQPQWRGDGKELFYIAPDNTVYSVPITAAGSRVVPGTPEPLFTANVDQNKSIRNQFAVTRDGQRFLLLSLVDRDASPFVAVLGWRSLARD
- a CDS encoding VOC family protein yields the protein MNDDAAAVSDRSARPAERSIQGLHGVRYQTTDVQRAVHFYTTHLGFTLEQQHLPAFATLSIGGVHLLLSGPGASGSRPMPDGRPQEAGGWNRIVLRVTDLTREIRRLEQAGVKFRNALESGPGGRQIQIEDPDGNPIELFEPASRR
- a CDS encoding carboxypeptidase-like regulatory domain-containing protein; this encodes MRQTALALAIALLAACGGSDAITGPDPVPAAAVRVFGSVLESSSTGGSGRPVSGAIVEVAGVRGWTSPDGSYSIRNANLMVGATATVVVRRGNTEVAQREIRVEQETRADFTVDALPASSLSGTVYELTAAGRVPLDKVHVENSNNHESTLSDAQGRYRLSFIEDNQATLYVNKPGYRVISQLPVTVTGDQTLDIEMVRESGAVR